A DNA window from Amycolatopsis sp. DSM 110486 contains the following coding sequences:
- a CDS encoding class II 3-deoxy-7-phosphoheptulonate synthase, with protein MNWTVDVPVDTLPELPPLPPELRSRLDAALALPAAQQPEWPDVELAKRVRGVLESVPPITVPAEIDRLQSRLAMVARGEAFLLQGGDCAETFESNTEPHIRANLRTLLQMAVVLTYGASLPVVKMGRIAGQYAKPRSAATDALGLPVYRGDIINSLVPKPELRVPDPGRMIRAYANAGAAMNLVRALTGAGMADLHQVHDWNKDFVSASPAAQRFEALANEIDRGLRFMNACGVTDTSLQSTEIFASHEALLLDYERALLRLDNADAANPKLYNLSSHFLWIGERTRQLDGAHIAFAELLSNPIGLKIGPTTTPEQALEYVERLDPRHEEGRLTLISRMGNGKVREVLPAIVEKVEASGHKVIWQCDPMHGNTHESSTGYKTRHFDRIVDEVQGFFEVHHKLGTYPGGIHVELTGEDVTECLGGAQEISDVDLSGRYETACDPRLNTQQSLELAFLVAEMLRG; from the coding sequence GTGAACTGGACAGTGGACGTTCCCGTCGACACGCTTCCCGAGCTCCCGCCGCTTCCGCCCGAGCTGCGTTCGCGCCTCGACGCGGCCCTGGCCCTGCCCGCCGCGCAGCAGCCCGAGTGGCCTGACGTCGAGCTGGCCAAGCGCGTCCGGGGCGTGTTGGAGAGCGTGCCGCCGATCACCGTGCCCGCCGAGATCGACCGGCTGCAGAGCAGGCTCGCGATGGTCGCGCGCGGCGAGGCCTTCCTGCTGCAGGGCGGCGATTGCGCCGAGACGTTCGAGTCCAACACCGAGCCCCACATCCGCGCCAACCTGCGCACGCTGCTGCAGATGGCCGTGGTCCTCACCTACGGCGCGAGCCTGCCCGTGGTGAAGATGGGCCGCATCGCCGGCCAGTACGCGAAGCCTCGTTCGGCGGCCACCGACGCGCTGGGCCTGCCCGTGTACCGCGGCGACATCATCAACTCGCTGGTGCCCAAGCCCGAGCTGCGCGTGCCCGACCCGGGCCGCATGATCCGCGCGTACGCCAACGCGGGTGCCGCCATGAACCTGGTCCGCGCCCTCACCGGCGCCGGCATGGCCGACCTGCACCAGGTGCACGACTGGAACAAGGACTTCGTGTCGGCCTCGCCGGCGGCGCAGCGCTTCGAAGCGCTCGCCAACGAGATCGACCGCGGCCTGCGGTTCATGAACGCCTGCGGCGTCACCGACACGTCGCTGCAGTCCACCGAGATCTTCGCCAGCCACGAGGCCCTGCTGCTCGACTACGAGCGCGCCCTGCTGCGCCTGGACAACGCCGACGCGGCCAACCCCAAGCTGTACAACCTGTCCTCGCACTTCCTCTGGATCGGCGAGCGCACCCGCCAGCTCGACGGTGCGCACATCGCGTTCGCGGAGCTGCTGTCCAACCCGATCGGCCTCAAGATCGGCCCGACGACCACGCCCGAGCAGGCGCTGGAGTACGTCGAGCGCCTCGACCCGCGCCACGAAGAGGGCCGGCTCACGCTCATCTCGCGCATGGGCAACGGCAAGGTCCGCGAGGTGCTGCCCGCGATCGTCGAGAAGGTCGAGGCCTCGGGCCACAAGGTCATCTGGCAGTGCGACCCGATGCACGGCAACACGCACGAGTCGTCCACCGGCTACAAGACCCGCCACTTCGACCGCATCGTCGACGAGGTGCAGGGCTTCTTCGAGGTGCACCACAAGCTCGGCACCTACCCGGGCGGCATCCACGTGGAACTCACGGGCGAAGACGTCACCGAATGCCTCGGCGGCGCCCAGGAAATCTCCGACGTCGACCTCTCCGGC